From Musa acuminata AAA Group cultivar baxijiao chromosome BXJ3-8, Cavendish_Baxijiao_AAA, whole genome shotgun sequence, one genomic window encodes:
- the LOC135644822 gene encoding subtilisin-like protease SBT3.1: MKQLRSILIASALLAASLLFSSSSSLSTSTAEEGAAVYIVFVDEPVGEKPEAFHIRTLAAVLGSEESARRAILFHYTHAASGFAAKLTPKQVEELKKQPGVIQVMPSRTYSIHEPTSGAQVSVI; the protein is encoded by the exons ATGAAGCAACTCCGGTCGATTCTTATCGCCTCCGCCCTCCTCGCCGCGTcgcttctcttctcttcctcctcatcccTCTCGACCTCGACGGCGGAGGAGGGCGCCGCCGTATACATCGTCTTCGTAGACGAGCCCGTGGGCGAGAAGCCCGAAGCCTTCCACATCCGAACCCTCGCCGCTGTCCTCGGGAG TGAGGAGTCAGCAAGGCGTGCCATCCTCTTCCATTACACGCATGCGGCGAGCGGGTTCGCGGCGAAGCTGACGCCGAAACAGGTCGAGGAATTGAAGA AGCAACCTGGTGTCATTCAAGTTATGCCAAGTAGGACCTACAGCATCCATGAACCCACTAGTGGTGCTCAGGTGAGTGTTATTTGA
- the LOC103993542 gene encoding uncharacterized protein LOC103993542 isoform X1 gives MHPLVLRFTKPHYHPRRDPTASALRPGALSLSLSLALSLSLSLCRIDFRVIASHGFSNLVLSTSMALGRNKSVSQICYLVHLGAASAMEDLKAALNEHVDLASELFEKFSAELRSGFGPAVENFVSFFHAIDWKEPWLICLLAFYFILLIVTILSRKNVNFQLCLSLLAFSGVYLAEKVNSFLGRNWKSFSSQNYFDPHGLFISVLWSSPLLIITIIIVVNTLFTLCHLMVKWKKAQLRHDARLSRGKQE, from the exons ATGCATCCGTTGGTTCTCCGATTCACCAAGCCACACTACCATCCCCGTCGGGATCCCACCGCCTCAGCCTTGAGGCcaggtgctctctctctctctctctctctcgctctctctctctctctctctctttgtaggATTGATTTCCGTGTGATCGCGAGTCATGGCTTCTCGAATTTGGTATTGAGCACATCGATGGCTTTAGGGCGGAACAAGTCTGTTTCGCAGATTTGCTATCTTGTTCATTTGGGAGCAGCCTCTGCAATGGAAGATTTGAAAGCAGCACTGAACGAGCATGTTGATCTAGCTTCCGAACTCTTCGAGAAGTTCTCCGCTGAACTCCGCAGCGGATTCGGCCCGGCCGTGGAAAACTTTGTGAGTTTCTTCCACGCAATTGATTGGAAG GAACCTTGGTTGATATGCTTATTAGCTTTCTACTTTATTTTGCTGATCGTAACTATATTATCGAGGAAAAATGTGAACTTCCAATTATGCTTGTCTCTTCTAGCAT TTTCTGGTGTGTATCTTGCTGAGAAGGTAAATAGTTTCCTGGGAAGGAACTGGAAGAGCTTTTCAAGCCAGAACTATTTTGATCCTCATGGTCTCTTTATCTCAGTGCTATGGTCCAGCCCACTTCTCATCATAACGATCATAATTGTG GTAAATACTCTCTTCACACTTTGCCATCTCATGGTGAAATGGAAAAAAGCACAACTGAGGCATGATGCTCGGCTTTCTCGTGGCAAACAGGAATAG
- the LOC135644881 gene encoding uncharacterized protein LOC135644881, whose product MSSPPVDDLCCVCHERFNLPCQANCSHWFCGSCIMRVWSSGFTLQPCKCPLCRRLITLLLPGASLYQSYDREAYRVLRNIENYNRQFGSGSNGLIQSLRDVPFFLRRLLREWMDPQRALPLAFRARTVLSMLFSVIYVLSPFDILPERIFGFVGFLDDLLVLVIVFLNLAAVYRALLLNRHGGA is encoded by the exons ATGAGTTCGCCGCCGGTGGACGACTTGTGCTGCGTCTGCCACGAGAGGTTCAACCTCCCGTGTCAGGCCAACTGCTCCCACTGGTTCTGCG GAAGCTGTATCATGCGGGTATGGAGTTCTGGATTTACCCTTCAGCCATGCAAGTGTCCTCTATGTCGACGTTTGATAACTTTACTTCTACCTGGTGCCTCGTTATACCAAAGCTATGACCGTGAAGCTTATCGAGTACTTCGAAATATTGAGAATTACAATCGTCAATTTGGCAGCGGCTCAAATGGCCTTATTCAG AGTTTGCGGGACGTTCCATTCTTCCTTAGAAGGTTATTAAGAGAATGGATGGATCCTCAGAGGGCACTTCCTCTTGCCTTTAGGGCACGGACAGTCTTGTCT ATGCTGTTCAGTGTGATTTATGTACTCAGCCCCTTTGACATTCTCCCAGAAC GAATCTTCGGTTTTGTCGGTTTCCTAGATGACCTCCTCGTACTGGTGATCGTGTTCCTCAACCTTGCTGCTGTATACCGCGCTTTACTTCTTAACCGTCATGGAGGTGCTTGA
- the LOC135645402 gene encoding small ribosomal subunit protein uS17c-like, with protein sequence MSLTSSFLQLSSILKPHHPSQFLHGSLPIPSLPKIRPFSSSPAPSPPSVLTVRAMKVTQGLVVCASSDKTVSVEVVRLAPHPKYKRRVRKKKKYQAHDPDNQFKVGDYVQLEKSRPISKAKTFIAIPVPPRDSTRGVNLGLPLQSAEQG encoded by the coding sequence ATGTCGCTCACCTCTTCTTTCCTCCAACTCTCCTCTATCCTCAAGCCTCACCACCCCTCTCAATTCCTCCATGGCTCCCTCCCGATACCCTCTCTTCCCAAGATCCGACCTTTCTCCTCTTCGCCGGCGCCGTCCCCGCCTTCGGTCCTCACCGTCAGGGCCATGAAGGTCACGCAGGGCCTCGTGGTGTGCGCCTCCAGCGACAAGACGGTGTCGGTGGAGGTGGTCCGCCTCGCCCCCCACCCCAAGTACAAGCGCCGCGTGCGCAAGAAGAAGAAGTACCAGGCCCACGACCCCGACAACCAGTTCAAGGTCGGTGACTACGTCCAGCTCGAGAAGTCCCGCCCCATCAGCAAGGCCAAGACCTTCATCGCCATTCCGGTGCCTCCCCGCGATTCGACCAGGGGCGTCAACCTCGGCCTCCCCCTCCAGTCCGCGGAGCAGGGCTAG
- the LOC103993542 gene encoding uncharacterized protein LOC103993542 isoform X2 translates to MHPLVLRFTKPHYHPRRDPTASALRPGRNKSVSQICYLVHLGAASAMEDLKAALNEHVDLASELFEKFSAELRSGFGPAVENFVSFFHAIDWKEPWLICLLAFYFILLIVTILSRKNVNFQLCLSLLAFSGVYLAEKVNSFLGRNWKSFSSQNYFDPHGLFISVLWSSPLLIITIIIVVNTLFTLCHLMVKWKKAQLRHDARLSRGKQE, encoded by the exons ATGCATCCGTTGGTTCTCCGATTCACCAAGCCACACTACCATCCCCGTCGGGATCCCACCGCCTCAGCCTTGAGGCcag GGCGGAACAAGTCTGTTTCGCAGATTTGCTATCTTGTTCATTTGGGAGCAGCCTCTGCAATGGAAGATTTGAAAGCAGCACTGAACGAGCATGTTGATCTAGCTTCCGAACTCTTCGAGAAGTTCTCCGCTGAACTCCGCAGCGGATTCGGCCCGGCCGTGGAAAACTTTGTGAGTTTCTTCCACGCAATTGATTGGAAG GAACCTTGGTTGATATGCTTATTAGCTTTCTACTTTATTTTGCTGATCGTAACTATATTATCGAGGAAAAATGTGAACTTCCAATTATGCTTGTCTCTTCTAGCAT TTTCTGGTGTGTATCTTGCTGAGAAGGTAAATAGTTTCCTGGGAAGGAACTGGAAGAGCTTTTCAAGCCAGAACTATTTTGATCCTCATGGTCTCTTTATCTCAGTGCTATGGTCCAGCCCACTTCTCATCATAACGATCATAATTGTG GTAAATACTCTCTTCACACTTTGCCATCTCATGGTGAAATGGAAAAAAGCACAACTGAGGCATGATGCTCGGCTTTCTCGTGGCAAACAGGAATAG
- the LOC103993540 gene encoding uncharacterized protein At5g49945 yields the protein MTSRWPRSLTSALAPRGDALLLLLAPLFVLSLVTHELSRHSALAAHFEGFDSDDLDEAEDLSSSDEVPLAASPPPPPATSLSRSASPESHHGPPSAPKPPPSSDLWDEDEFEGIPVAVQSADPAAAPADQTRAPSLPLPSPASPSVRSYTTEIVCISFLICFLINYFTGKRQNEEIALAWAAKFATKDSIFDKNFSLLGTGDGKDTPLLLKEGQDVFKFYASGRRYCQSMLATMEMRSRHDLISRALDLVFRKRDVITFEVVMNEDAMDHVVLALAKRKMAKAMHKEERDLERFATLGVMPLSGRKWVADEVLVVAESKEVAGDLITEVALDQVFGDKAFEKFGKWFISLHFSDQHPGSHKKRLIFKFALPDANNMADMSRLVALVPYYIDLIGRYKLSSHAQSKTEAARAKATKEEYKEQQNLRQEVMQKKKAEKKKSLEEAEMKLTAQAIRKKEEKDRARQLKKSMPRVKMLRSH from the exons ATGACCAGTCGTTGGCCGCGCTCCCTCACCTCAGCCCTCGCCCCCCGCGGcgacgccctcctcctcctcctcgcccccCTCTTCGTCCTCTCCCTCGTTACCCACGAGCTCTCCCGCCACTCTGCCCTTGCCGCCCACTTCGAGGGCTTCGATTCCGACGACCTCGACGAGGCCGAAGACCTCTCCTCCTCCGACGAAGTCCCCCTTGCtgcctcccctcctcctcctcccgccaCCTCCCTCTCGCGATCGGCCTCCCCAGAGTCCCACCATGGGCCCCCCTCCGCTCCTAAACCCCCGCCATCGTCCGATCTCTGGGACGAGGACGAGTTCGAGGGCATACCCGTCGCCGTCCAATCGGCCGATCCGGCGGCTGCCCCTGCAGATCAGACCCGTGCCCCCTCCTTGCCCTTGCCTTCGCCGGCGTCACCCTCAGTCAGATCGTACACCACTGAGATCGTGTGCATCAGCTTCTTGATCTGCTTCCTGATCAACTACTTCACCGGGAAACGCCAGAACGAGGAGATCGCCCTTGCCTGGGCCGCCAAGTTCGCCACCAAAGACTCCATCTTCGACAAGAACTTCAGCCTCTTGGGCACCGGCGACGGCAAGGACACTCCGCTCCTTCTGAAGGAGGGCCAGGATGTGTTCAAATTCTATGCCAGCGGCCGACGGTACTGCCAGAGTATGCTGGCCACGATGGAGATGCGAAGCCGGCATGACCTCATCTCGAGGGCGCTCGATCTGGTGTTTCGCAAGAGAGATGTGATAACGTTTGAGGTGGTGATGAATGAGGACGCTATGGATCACGTTGTGCTGGCGCTCGCCAAAAGGAAGATGGCCAAGGCAATGCACAAGGAGGAGAGGGACCTGGAGAGATTTGCAACCCTGGGGGTGATGCCGCTGTCTGGGAGGAAGTGGGTAGCTGATGAGGTTTTGGTGGTCGCAGAGTCAAAAGAAGTCGCAGGGGATCTGATCACGGAGGTCGCTCTTGATCAG GTTTTTGGTGACAAGGCATTTGAGAAGTTTGGGAAGTGGTTCATCTCACTACATTTCTCTGATCAACATCCAGGATCTCACAAGAAGAGACTCATATTTAAGTTTGCTCTTCCAGATGCCAACAACATGGCTGACATGTCGAGATTGGTTGCTCTTGTACCATATTATATCGATTTAATTGGGCGGTACAAACTAAGTTCTCAT GCCCAATCCAAAACAGAAGCAGCCAGAGCAAAGGCTACCAAGGAGGAATACAAAGAACAACAGAATCTGAGACAAGAGGTGATGcaaaagaaaaaggcagaaaagaAGAAGTCGTTGGAAGAGGCTGAGATGAAGCTTACTGCCCAGGCAATTcgcaagaaagaagagaaagatcgTGCACGGCAACTGAAGAAGTCAATGCCAAGGGTGAAGATGCTCCGCTCTCACTAG
- the LOC135644074 gene encoding probable magnesium transporter NIPA6, with the protein MDKVPINSGPPPAAGSAHFFADNLKGFLLAVASSAFIGASFIIKKKGLKRAGASGSRAGIGGYGYLLEPLWWIGMVTMIIGEIANFVAYIFAPAVMVTPLGALSIIVSAVLAHFILKEKLQRMGVLGCVLCIVGSTVIVLHAPEERTPSSVEQIWDLATQPAFLLYTASAVAVSLVLMLHCSPRYGQTNIMVYLGICSAIGSLTVMSIKAIGIAIKLTLEGVNQAGYFQTWVFAMVAVSCIIIQLNYLNKALDTFNTAVVSPVYYAMFTILTILASAIMFKDWSGQSASNIASEICGLITVISGTTVLHSTRESDQTSSSDLYTPLSPKIFWHIQGNGELGKLKDDDLLSGEFVAVVRQDHFT; encoded by the exons ATGGACAAAGTTCCGATCAACTCTGGGCCGCCGCCCGCGGCGGGGTCTGCGCACTTCTTCGCTGACAACCTCAAGGGTTTCCTGCTCGCCGTCGCCTCCAGCGCCTTCATCGGCGCTAGCTTCATCATCAAGAAGAAGGGCCTCAAGCGCGCCGGTGCCTCCGGCTCCCGCGCCG GCATAGGCGGGTACGGATACTTACTGGAGCCTCTCTGGTGGATCGGAATGGTCACAA TGATTATCGGTGAGATTGCAAATTTTGTGGCCTACATCTTTGCCCCAGCTGTTATGGTGACGCCTCTGGGTGCTTTGAGCATCATCGTTAG TGCCGTTTTGGCCCATTTCATCCTAAAGGAGAAATTGCAGAGAATGGGTGTTTTGGGCTGTGTGCTTTGCATTGTGGGTTCAACAGTCATCGTGCTCCATGCCCCAGAGGAGAGGACGCCGAGCTCTGTTGAGCAGATCTGGGATTTAGCGACGCAGCCAG CCTTTCTTTTGTATACGGCATCGGCAGTTGCAGTATCTCTGGTGCTTATGTTGCATTGTTCTCCACGTTATGGGCAGACAAACATAATGGTGTACTTGGGCATATGCTCTGCAATTGGATCTTTGACG GTCATGAGTATCAAGGCCATAGGAATTGCAATCAAGCTTACATTGGAAGGCGTCAACCAAGCTGGTTACTTCCAAACATGGGTATTTGCAATGGTGGCAGTCTCCTGCATCATAATTCAGTTGAATTACTTAAACAAG GCATTAGATACTTTCAATACTGCAGTCGTTTCTCCTGTCTACTATGCCATGTTCACAATTCTTACAATATTAGCAAGTGCCATTATGTTCAAG GATTGGTCTGGCCAGAGTGCAAGTAATATTGCATCAGAGATTTGTGGGCTCATTACAGTAATTTCTGGGACCACAGTGTTACATTCTACAAGAGAATCAGATCAAACTTCCTCTTCAG ATTTGTATACACCACTCTCTCCTAAAATATTTTGGCACATCCAAGGAAATGGTGAGCTGGGAAAGCTGAAGGATGATGATTTGTTGTCTGGGGAATTTGTTGCTGTAGTGCGCCAAGATCATTTCACATAG
- the LOC103993542 gene encoding uncharacterized protein LOC103993542 isoform X3, which yields MEDLKAALNEHVDLASELFEKFSAELRSGFGPAVENFVSFFHAIDWKEPWLICLLAFYFILLIVTILSRKNVNFQLCLSLLAFSGVYLAEKVNSFLGRNWKSFSSQNYFDPHGLFISVLWSSPLLIITIIIVVNTLFTLCHLMVKWKKAQLRHDARLSRGKQE from the exons ATGGAAGATTTGAAAGCAGCACTGAACGAGCATGTTGATCTAGCTTCCGAACTCTTCGAGAAGTTCTCCGCTGAACTCCGCAGCGGATTCGGCCCGGCCGTGGAAAACTTTGTGAGTTTCTTCCACGCAATTGATTGGAAG GAACCTTGGTTGATATGCTTATTAGCTTTCTACTTTATTTTGCTGATCGTAACTATATTATCGAGGAAAAATGTGAACTTCCAATTATGCTTGTCTCTTCTAGCAT TTTCTGGTGTGTATCTTGCTGAGAAGGTAAATAGTTTCCTGGGAAGGAACTGGAAGAGCTTTTCAAGCCAGAACTATTTTGATCCTCATGGTCTCTTTATCTCAGTGCTATGGTCCAGCCCACTTCTCATCATAACGATCATAATTGTG GTAAATACTCTCTTCACACTTTGCCATCTCATGGTGAAATGGAAAAAAGCACAACTGAGGCATGATGCTCGGCTTTCTCGTGGCAAACAGGAATAG